A window of bacterium genomic DNA:
CTGTACCTGAATATCAATTGGATTTCGACCGATTACCGTACCGATGTCCTCACCATGACGATTTCTATCAACAGCCAAAACCAATTCCATATCCGGCTGATCTAATACTGTTCGGACAACTTCCATCCCCATACGCCCGGACGCGCCGGTCACTGCAACACGAATCATATCCATTTATAGCTCCTTTGATCGCCTTCTATTGTCCCGTAAATAGCGGACTCTCATTTTATCCTAACTCCGCAACGGAATGCGATAAGACAAAAGGTTGACTATCGCGCCAATTCGATAACCGTATATTGAGAACATCTATCGTCACTAGATGTTCTTGAATACACAATAAGGAATGGTGAAACATGCCTAAACTAATATCAAAAAATGAACTGAGTTGGACACCATGCGGGTATCGAAACTTTAGCCTTGGTTCGACAGCAACCGGAATTCCAAATCTTCCTGCAGATGCCATTATGGCCATTATCCACGTTGAAGGTATTAGCTGCCGTTGGCGAGATGATGGAATAGCGCCTTCTGCGTCTGTAGGGATGCCGCTCACAAGCATTACGCCTTTCACCTATTTTGGCGACCTAAGCGCTCTTTCGTTTATCTCATCGGGCGGCACTGTCAATATTAGCTTAAGCCTCTATTCCTAAACGCCGGGACATTTATTATTTCTCAGGAGCGTAAGCATTATGACAAGTTGTAACAAACGAGATATGCTTCTCGATGATAACCGTTTGAGCGCTGAAGCAAAGCGTAAGTTCCTGGCTGTGTTAAAGGATGTGCGTTCAAAGGGATTACCGCTCTTAGTTTGGGAAGTTTATCGCAGTCCGGCAAAGCAACTCAAGCTGTTTATCAAAGGCCTGACACGATTACGATTTCCTAAATGGCACGGCAATGGTCGAGCGATGGACTGTTGTTGGCTGGTGGACGGAAAACCCACTTGGAATGTACCGCAGGAATGGTGGCAAACCTATGGGAAAGCCGTCAGGGCGCATGGCCTGATTTGGGGCGGTGACTGGAAAACCCGTGACTGCCCACATGCTCAATGGGAGGGCAAATGAATATACATTGGGGCCGAATTATTACAGGGCTTGTCATTATCTTCGGGGCAGGCGGAACCTGGCATACAACCGGATTAGATGCAAAATTTCCCGAAGCAAGTCCATGGGTCACTTTCATACTCGCGATTGCAGCCCTTTTCATATCGCCAACCAAGCAGGGTGAAACAAAATGAGTTGGCTAACTAAAACCCTTGGATTGGACAAACTGAAGAACCAGACAGGACGAGATGTTGCGGGGGATATTCTCAAACAAATAGGCAAAAGCGCCGCGGAGTCAGGTTTATCCGAGATGACGCAATCGGCGAGTATCGGGATTAAAGTTCTTGAGATAAACATCCTATCCGAGCTGAGCCGCATAGGCATCAACTCCTCCGATCGAGTTCTTATTGAAGAAGCGCTAAACAAAGAACGTCAAGCCCTCTTGTCCCGAATGGCAACCACAAAAACCTATCTCCTCGACCGTTGGTTCTAAGAAAGACATCATCCCAAAATAATGTCCCCCTTTCCAAGGGGGACATTATTGTTTTTCACTTACTCCTCTTTAAATAACTGTTTTACCATTCGCCAGGCGACTAAAGTCGCTGACCAAGTCCGCCTACGCCGATTCCCGTAGGGGCGCTGCTTGCTACGCCCCTACACAAACGAAGATTTAAACTGTCCAAATTATGCTGAAGCCCTACTGTTAAATATTAAGTGTGATGTAGTTGATTGGCTTTACTTAGGCAGATAGAGGGTTAGGCACTTGCAG
This region includes:
- a CDS encoding M15 family metallopeptidase — encoded protein: MTSCNKRDMLLDDNRLSAEAKRKFLAVLKDVRSKGLPLLVWEVYRSPAKQLKLFIKGLTRLRFPKWHGNGRAMDCCWLVDGKPTWNVPQEWWQTYGKAVRAHGLIWGGDWKTRDCPHAQWEGK